Sequence from the bacterium genome:
CACGTTGACCACATCCGAGGCGATGAAGCGGACCTCGGGGTGCCGGGTGCCATCGCCGGGCTTGAAGATCACTTGCGACTGACCGCCGGTCGGGGTGTGCGAGTGGTTGGAGTTGACCAGGACGAAGTCGAACAGGTTGGTACCGACGTGGTCCCGGATGACCCGCAGGTAGTCGTCGACGGTGTAACCGTCCGTCTCGCCCTGCTGGGCCGCCAGGTTGCAGATGTAGACCTTGAGCGCGGGGGAGGCCTTGATGGCTTCGACCATGCCTTCGACCAGTAGGTTGGGCAGGATCGAGGTGTACAGCGAACCGGGGCCGATCACGACCAGCTCGGCGTTGAGGATGGCCTGAGCCGCCTCCGGGTTGACCTGTGCGCCGTCCGGCTTGAGAAACACCTGGCTGATCGGGCCGTTCTGCTTGGGGATCTTCGACTCGCCTTCGACCGTGCCTCCGTTGATGGAGGCGACCAGCGTCACGTCCTGCAGCGTCGAGGGGACGATCGTGCCCTTGACCGCGAGCACCTTGCCCGACTCGCGCAGCGCGTGCTCGAAATTCCCGGTGACGTCCGCCATCGCCATGATGAACAGGTTCCCAAACGAGTGGCCCTCCAGCGATCCCTCCTTGAAGCGGTGATCGAAGAGCTGCTTCATCAGGGGTTCGGCGTCGGCCAGCGCGATCAGGCATTGGCGGAAATCGCCGGGGGGGAGGATGCGGTACTCGTCTCGGAGCTTGCCTGAGGATCCGCCGTCGTCCGCCACAGTGACGATCGCCGAAAGGTTGGACGTGTAGGTCTTCAGGCCGCGGAGCAGAGAGCTGAGCCCGGTGCCTCCGCCGATGGCGACGATTCGAGGCCCACGCCCTCTCAATCGAAACGCGTGGATGACCTCGACGATGCTGCTGGTGCTGTTGCCTGGGAGAAACGGGCCGAGGACGGATTGAGTCAGCTTCAGGTAGCTGAACACGAGGAGGCCGACTCCGGCGAAACCGAAGATCACCGCGCGTGCCCAGTAGGGAAGGAACTGGAGGGTGATGTAGTAGAACTCGCGGGGCAGCGTGGCGGCCTGGTAGATCTCCTTCAAGGCATAGGCGACACCGAGCACGAGAACGAGCTCGGCGAGCATGAGAAGAAGCAGCCAACGCTTGATCTGGAGACCTGGCGTCAGCCACCGGAGCCAACGCGTCGTGGACTGGAGCCTTCTGGCCATCTACCCCGCCTGCATCAACGAATTCAAAACGTGCAAAGTTACTTTGGTACTACGCTTCTCTGAAGTATGCGCAGTTTGCGTCGGGTCCGGCGGCTGGTCCGGCTGGCT
This genomic interval carries:
- a CDS encoding YvcK family protein, which gives rise to MARRLQSTTRWLRWLTPGLQIKRWLLLLMLAELVLVLGVAYALKEIYQAATLPREFYYITLQFLPYWARAVIFGFAGVGLLVFSYLKLTQSVLGPFLPGNSTSSIVEVIHAFRLRGRGPRIVAIGGGTGLSSLLRGLKTYTSNLSAIVTVADDGGSSGKLRDEYRILPPGDFRQCLIALADAEPLMKQLFDHRFKEGSLEGHSFGNLFIMAMADVTGNFEHALRESGKVLAVKGTIVPSTLQDVTLVASINGGTVEGESKIPKQNGPISQVFLKPDGAQVNPEAAQAILNAELVVIGPGSLYTSILPNLLVEGMVEAIKASPALKVYICNLAAQQGETDGYTVDDYLRVIRDHVGTNLFDFVLVNSNHSHTPTGGQSQVIFKPGDGTRHPEVRFIASDVVNVRVPSHHDPDKLARTIMRKVWQA